atggtagacggacaagagtgtagggccactgatggaacattagcatcctatactaagcattaggatagcacataaaggtaacaattgtagcaacaatgacaagctatgcagcagaataggattaaccgaaaagagtaacatgctacactactctaattcaagcagtagagagaaggaataggcgatatctggtgatcaagggggggcttgcctggttgctctagtaagagaagggttcgtcgtcgatgtagccgatcacaggggtaccgacagcggtctcggggtctaccggaaagaagtaacggagggggaacacaataaataacagagcaatcaaagcataacatggcaatacgcggtgctaggggtgacctaacgcagtactaggtaatactggcgaaggggggaaacatccgggaaagtatccccggtgtttcgcgttttcggacagatgaactgaagggggaaagttgcgtgtttgctatgctaggaaggtgtggcggacgaacgggctgcgtatccggattcgtctcgtcgttctgagcaacttccatgtacaaagtattttcatccaagcTACGGATTATTtcatattaatttttaaagttttaatcaaATTCTGACATTAGTGTATTTAATTAAATTCGAATTATTAAATGGCTATTTCGTTAAGTGCACCCAGTATCACACCCAATCAGAGACTGACTGGTGGGTCCAGTAAGCTGCTGACTCAGCAGTCAAAGTGGACCAGGTCAACAGTGAACAGTGCAGGTGGGGGCCACCTGTCATTGGCTAGGTGATACACAATCAACACTTTGACTGGTCAAGGTggggccacatgtcatagacagTGGCAATATTAACAGAGTTTATttaaactaattaacttaattGGTCAAGGTGGGGCCTAGTGGTCAGTGGGTCAAATTGCTAACAGATTTTATTATAGTTAAACTTAATCGCTACAGTTGCATGGACCATCGACAGTGGCTAACAAGATTAGTTTATTTAGTCTGTTAATTAAGCCCATGATTAATTAGGTGTGGGTCCCTTTTTTCAGGGGCACATGGCGTCATTAGTAGCTgggttaatggtgccacgtcagcgcATTGGTGTTTAGTCGCCGTCAGCCACAGTAcacggcggaggctcgccggagttgtgTTCAGGCGACCATGTTGTCACCCACGAGCATCAGTAGGACGAGCGCGTTGGCTCGCATCGAGTTGGGCTAGTGGTTGGTGCTGGAGGTGCCGGGATGCACGCGGGCGACGAGGGCTAGCGGCAGCCGAAACAAGAGCTCGACGGATCCGGTGAAACAATAGGAGATTGTGCGAGTAAAGCGGCCAGGCTACATCCTGGGGCCTCCACGAACACGACGGTAGCAACGTTTCGACTAGCGGTCAACGACAGCGGCGACAACGAGCTTGGCCGCAGCGGCATGGCCACGACCGGCTCTCTGCTTCGGTTACGGCTAGCTAGGCGACGCGTGCGAggcagggaagagaggggaaatAGGGCGGCGCTCACATCGATGATGAGGAGCGGCTCGGGGCAGccggagggagacggcggcgcaaAGTAGGTCGGCAAGAGGAGGCGCGGGCGCCATGGCTGGAGGTCGAGGTTGCCGGCGCGGGCATCGGGCGTGGCACGGAGAAACAGGGCATCGGTATCCGCTGAGTCAGCTTGGCCCGCCGGCGGTCGAAGGGGCGCGCGCGAGGAGGCCCGAGGCGGTCGCTGGTGGCCATGGGGATCGGGACGAGGAGCTCCTTTACCCTGTGTGTGCGTTGTGTggtggcggcggtgtgggaggaCGAGGGAATGGGGTGGGATCGAGCGAGGGATTCGGGTGAGGCCTAGGGTTATAGCAGGGGAGGGGGCTGACCTGGTGGGCCAAACGGCCCAGGGGAAGGGGGCAGGCTTTgtcttctttttatttattttttggtttgtttttcttttatctattttctttttacTGTTTTATCTTATTTTCTATTTActatagttttataaaatataaaattaGTTCCTAAAATAGTTTTACTACTTATTCAAATGCCACAATAACTTGGGCTCCCaagtaaattagtttaatattttatatattATTAAAAAGCATTTAATTATTGGTTTTAGCTGTTGTTCTGCTCATTTTAGAGCATTTacacattttataaaggtgtggttcttcaccattattacttaggatttatttgttccatttcgaacattttagttttaatgtttgaaaacttttattgtttgccttgattttgaattttgaattcgaacgggattgatTCATCGGGAGATTAACAACAgtgatcgtggtgacgtggcatcattagtagaaagtTCTGTTGCTTAATTATCGGGGCGTTACAGTACTCTTCTGGCGGAAGGCACGTGCACTCCTTACGTTCCAAATGGTCCAGGTGAACAAGAATTGTGAGTGAGGCCAACACTTCTCAATAGGGATAGACTTGTACGAAAGGcccattgaaagtgcaactaatccccatgTGATTTTGGTAGTTAATACCACATACAAGTCACTGATCTAATGCTCATTGATAATAGACTTCAGAGAAGATATCCCATTGTCATGGCAAGGTCTAGTGATTGTGGactcctcaaaatgctaaggacaagaaTTGGCAAAGCTCCGAGACTCTACACTTTTGTTTAAGTGAACCAAGatgacattgagtccataggaaagccaatactattaaaagggggtgaggttttgatcatgactcaattgctcaaatgcttaatgatattgctccaaaacttCTCAACCACTTCTCCACATCACTTCCATCCAAAACCCTAATGTTcatctcggccccaccgaaaccttCCCATCCGGACCCACTGAGATGACCCCATACATTGCCATATACCAAACCCTGATGTTTCGGTATAGCTGATATggatctcggtatcaccgagatggccTGACCAAGTTCCTATAATGAAGTTGTTTCATTTCGGAATTACCGAGATTAAACGATAGGTACTACCGAAATGAGGGGTTGTTccatttggtctcaccgaaaagcctGACGGTCAAGTCTTTTGCACTAGTTGATCTCACCGAGATTTctgaatcggtgtgaccgagttgggtcaaagacttgtaatggttggatttttggtgctgcctatatataccctccaccctACTTACTCTCTAACAGAGCCATCGGAATGAACAATTACCTTCATTACTCATttgctgagagagaaccacctactcatgtgttcagaTCAAGATATTCCGATCCAACCATTTggaccttgatttctagcctttcccaagttgctttgcaTTCAATCCCCTCTCCTACCAAAgcaaatctgtgagagagtgattgagtgttagggagactatcatttgaagcacaagatcaaggagtttgtcatcaacaacaccatcttttaccttttggagagtggtgtctcctagattggttaggtgtcacttgggaggctcCAAGAGAAtgtagagttgaaccaaggagtttgtaagggcaaggagatcgcctacttcatgaggATCTACTCGAGTGAGGCTATTCCTTCGTGGGCGTAAGCCATGATAGaatagacaagattgcttcttcgtggacccttcgtgggtggagcccttcgtggactcgcgcaaccgttaccctctgtgggttgaagtctccatcaacatggatgtacgatagcaccacctatcggaaccacgaccaaaatcatcgtgtcttcattgcgtttgatttCTCTGATCCCTCCCTTTACATTCATATGCAAAGTCTCTACTTTCCGCTCCtcaactcttagacttgcatgtgtagggtgtgcttgacttggtagaattgctaaaacttgcccacaactaaaattgggaaaaggatacgtttttattttgtcaagtaatcacccccctagacatacttttgaccctacaagtggtatcaaagttTTGGTCTCCATTGCAtttgtttcacaacctaggagagtatggtatCTAGTGAGGGTAACTATCGCCATAGAGGTCCGTATTTCAATGGTACaaactttgctagttggaaacataagatgaaaatgcatattcttggtgaTAGCCTCGCCGTTTGGGTTATTATTCGTGTTGGCTTGCAAGGCGAATTCTTTGAGGATGGTAAAGAACTGGGTCGTTAATAAACCGCataagaattgaagatgttgcaatacaacaaTCAAGCATGTGACATTCTTTTCAATTGTTTGTCCCCGAGGAGTTTAACAAGATTAGCCTCCTCGAGAATGCAAAGTAATTTTGGGATACtatggttgatatgcacgaaggtgccgattctgtcaaggaatccaagttggatgtgtttcaaagtcaacttgacaagttcaagatgaaggatggcgaaggagtcactgaaatgtactctaggcttgcgcTCGTCAAAAATGAgtttgccggcttaggaagtgaagagatgaccgacaagttcatcattaagaagatccttagagccttggatgcaaaatgtgcacattgatccaaatgatgcccaattataaagatctcaagcccacAGAAGTCACTGGAAGGATTGTTTCTCATGGGATTTCCCTTAAGgacaaggaggagctccacaacaagtcaagagGTGCATACAAGGCTACAAGTGATGCTCCCACAATATAAAGTGACAAGCTAGTATCCAATGAGGAGATACGCCTAATggcgaagaacttcaacaagttctgcaAGAATAGAAGCAAACAAAGGACACTATGAGCAAAGATCATCAAGTCGTGACcctaattgctacaattgtggaagacccggacactactcaaatgagtgtacgacacctcaCAAGAAAAGAGATGACTCACCTAGAAGGAAGAgaaaaagagatgaatcacctcatagagagaggagtagagatgaccatTATGAACGAAGACCTTCTCGAAGAAACAAGGATTTGTAAAGGAGAGACAAGTCAACCAAGAGCTACTCtagaagaagacatcaagctcatgttggtgaatgggtttccggctccaaCTCTACCAAGAACTtcaagagaagttatcactccgactccgaccatagtcaagatgaaggtgttgctggactTGCTCTCGTATCCTCCAACTCCTATGACCTATTTGATTCAGTAAattaaggaattggaagatgcttcatgtctaaagactccaaggtatcacaccccgaatatcttgatttcaatagtgatgaggatgatttgcttgttgataaAACTATTGATGTCAGCTATAATGAACTTGCTAGTATCATCATAGTCAAGACGAAACGGGTGATAATGCTAAGAAGCAGATTGAGCatttaactaaagaactaaacactcttaagttagctcatgaaacaactcaagaagatcatagagagctcctaagaactcatgagaagttgcgcttcgagaagctaaatttagagcaagagcatgagttctgaaagcaatcaatgatgatcttcgaaagaagagttattcttacattgccaaacatcTTCTCTTGTCTACCTTTATGCCACAAGTTAAATATACTCAAACTACTAACAAGAGTAAGAAAGGTTCTaactctagtagtaacaataacaatactaaatccaatgttgttactTCCAGTAGTTCTATTGAtttcactaatgattctcttaggcaagttacacttgagcaagaaaacaatTTATTGAAAGGAATCATATAAAAGGGTGTCTATAtataagagccttgccggaagtaagcaatttgaggaaatttcacacaagcaaggaaggcaccggaagagcCAATGTATTCGTttcgaacgaaagttcaatgctaatggagttgagtgggaagaagatcaataccccaagacgaagtttgttcctcaacaagagaagtatgatctcACTTCtttgagggaacacaagctcaatatGATCTCCCACCACAaaaccacaagctaaaaggcaaggacaagcttcaagaagagattgactcatttgaagaacCACCTCAAGCcttagtcaagtgggttcccaagacttcatCAAGTACTACTACAATTCCAAGTAtttccatcaagttgatgtgggtcccaaagaagaagaactagggagtTCTTGAGGGGGACTCTGCCAACAAACTTCACTCATACTCATTCATGGCTAGGACTTGTGCAACCAATTTTAACAGTCACAAACCCTCTGTTGGTAAGCCAAGGGACAAGGTAttcaatgcattcatggacatcatcttgtgtgcatTTCactgtctatggatattcttgtttgttccttgtgggctacatcaacattgagcatccacattcACAACATCtatatgaagtcatcatcgacaaaacccaaggttagttcacccCTCTTTGGggggtatcacatctaggggggactttactctaagaattgagttaaagcaactcaaatgatgtgaacacattaatgctttatgtaaaagtggcaaccccacttgggcttaaacgatgagtatgacctatgatcgaaTGTTCTCATTTGGATCCTAAGTCAATATTATCATATATAGATGACTATGTCGCGACATTGCTTCATAGTTGCTAGTGttggttgtgcatgtttgacacatattttatttgctatcttattgtgtgagcatgttgttaTGCAtatttctcattcgaggacatccaattGTAGTTTGATTAGTTTGGTTTTATTTCGCCAATTGGATGTACAAGAATGCCTAAgcaccttctctagctatctatatcttcttgtctcaaattctattcatgctatatcatgaAATTTGAACAAGCTCATTTTCAGACCCTCGGGGTGAGGAGCACTCAAAGCCACCGATCTGATTAGGGCTGACTTCCAAAACCTTCTAAGTGCTTTTCAATCTGACCAACTCACtcttattcggtcccaccgattgcATTTATATTTATCCATATTTTCACCTCAGTAAGACCGATATGAAAAACTCGGCTGCACCGAAGCTCTCTATCTTTGGCAGTTAtgtaactcggtgggaccgatttctttcGATCTGTGCTACCGAGAGCacacgcatatatatatatatatatatatatatatatatatatatatatgtttgcgGACCATACATTGAAAACTTATTCAAATGTTCCGCCCTGCACCCCGTTGCTACTGTAGCCCCTGATCTTTGGATCACCCCCTTCATCTCCAGCATGCCCTCGCCATTGGATTTcctcgccgtcaacgggaatcttcTCTGATGTTGCCGTCGTAGAGGATCTCCACCAAGTTAGGGTGAGATTCGACCCCCTTTGTGCTCCCAGATCTGATTCAATGCATGAATGGTTTCGCCTAGATCTTGCCACGGCCTGCACTTCATTATGCACTGTAGATTCCCTGGCGTTAGCTCGAATTAGAATTTTAGGTTTAGGGTTTTACATATTTGATTTTTGGATATATATAATTGAAGCAACCCGGTGTCACCGATTTGGCCTCGGCCATTGCGCATAGTATGCTTCGGTGAAACCGAGTGGTACTGAATCGGTGTCA
This region of Triticum aestivum cultivar Chinese Spring chromosome 2D, IWGSC CS RefSeq v2.1, whole genome shotgun sequence genomic DNA includes:
- the LOC123053150 gene encoding uncharacterized protein, whose product is MATSDRLGPPRARPFDRRRAKLTQRIPMPCFSVPRPMPAPATSTSSHGARASSCRPTLRRRLPPAAPSRSSSSIPRDRCRYPCDRLHRRRTLLLLEQPDIGAQEPDATVDDDPYYAEGVSYYVQAANDDRE